A genomic window from Cydia amplana chromosome 3, ilCydAmpl1.1, whole genome shotgun sequence includes:
- the LOC134662470 gene encoding large ribosomal subunit protein bL28m: MASSRIQATARHLAKMFKKKGRFDVGIAADLPQAYKKFWREWKVLKPAAVHFVPQEGKWKRDELTGETLPIQNVAFPLKHPTEIHEGIWGGEAVIKGFQKRDPNKRRVPHYWVPVLKRTVVKSEVLNTHLSVTVTDRTIRLINDHYGFDHYLLKTPACDLVSMLALKLKKHILTELMNGCPRYAHDPTKQTEIYEEYKTYLSSYTPEEIEWYGLTWYEALCKVAKQKEAASRPVPLKNVYRKNLVEKLKAAGIDGSPASAEEISNTTSWLSKMNLFGKKDEQA, from the exons ATGGCTTCGTCACGCATTCAG GCTACTGCGCGGCATTTAGCTAAGATGTTCAAGAAAAAAGGCAGGTTTGATGTTGGAATAGCAGCTGACTTACCTCAAGCATACAAAAAATTTTGGCGAGAATGGAAGGTTTTGAAACCTGCTGCTGTTCATTTCGTCCCTCAGGAGGGCAAGTGGAAACGAGACGAGCTGACGGGAGAGACCTTGCCTATTCAAAACGTCGCTTTTCCCCTGAAGCATCCTACGGAAATACATGAGGGTATCTGGGGTGGTGAAGCTGTGATTAAAG gTTTTCAAAAACGGGATCCTAATAAGCGCCGCGTGCCACACTACTGGGTCCCAGTATTGAAACGTACAGTGGTCAAGTCCGAAGTCCTCAACACTCATCTCTCAGTGACCGTCACTGATCGGACTATTAGACTCATCAATGACCACTATGGATTTGACCATTACCTGCTCAAGACACCGGCCTGTGATCTGGTGTCTATGCTAGCCCTTAAATTGAAAAAGCACATTCTAACAGAATTGATGAATGGATGCCCAAGATATGCACATGACCCTACAAAACAAACCGAAATCTACGAGGAATATAAAACTTACTTGTCTtcg TACACTCCGGAAGAGATTGAATGGTATGGATTGACCTGGTATGAGGCTTTGTGTAAGGTAGCTAAGCAGAAAGAAGCTGCCTCCAGACCTGTACCTTTAAAAAATGTGTACAGAAAGAATTTGGTGGAGAAATTAAAAGCTGCTGGTATTGATGGTAGCCCTGCATCCGCAGAGGAAATTTC AAACACCACCTCCTGGTTGTCAAAAATGAACCTGTTTGGGAAGAAAGACGAACAAGCATAG